ATTTTTATGCCCATGGAAGCGAACTTGCGGCACCTGCTCGACAATCAGGCCCGGTTGGGTGACAAGTGAAGCCTACCGCTTCACCACGCGGCAACTTCCGAGGATTTTCTGATCGGTGGTGAGGACCATGTTGTAAATCCCTGCTGCATAAACACTGAGGTCGATCTCCACCGTATGATTTGATCCGTCAAAGGTCGCGAGGTTGCGGCCATTGACATCCTGCAATGTGAGTACGGAGCGTTCATCGTGAAAATCAGCGAATTCAACCCTGATTTTTCCCGAGGTCGGATTGGGGAAAACCTCAAATTCACGCGTCGGATTCGCCGCCAACTGACCCGTCGAAATGTTGCAGTTCAACGGCGCAGGAAGCGGTAAGACGCCAAAAAAGCCCCACTCGTCAAAACCCAAATATTCTACGCTGCAATCGGCCAAAACCTTGAAGTGCCATACGTGAGAGTTGTCGCAACCATCAAAGCAATCACTCCATTCGAAGAAAAAGTCATAATACCGGTCATTTCCGATCGTTGAATACTGGATTTTTCCGGCGGATCCAATGATCTGATCGGGCTCACCGTAGACAATGCCTTGAATGGTTTCCAAGCTGTCGATCAGGGCGCGGTTGTTCCACAGTGAGTCCGATTGAAGCAGCGCATATTGGCCAAATGACCAGTTGAAATACTGCGAAAGTTCCAAATCATAGCGGGTGAGCATGGCATCGAGCGGCGCGTTGCCCGTGAGGGTCGTGAGATTTTGCCAGGCTTGCGTCCATGAAAAATTGGTATCGATTTGAATCAGATAACCTTGGTAGGTTTGAATCATGCTCGTCTGATCATGAACACAATAGAGATTGAAT
This genomic window from Bacteroidota bacterium contains:
- a CDS encoding T9SS type A sorting domain-containing protein, translating into MKRSLILPLLLLLSFFGAKAQVPSDCTVPPVLRQEYARDVINLAMTDMYGASSPDTAFVHVPATWTEPIWAGLAAIYNATPLAERDSVFNLYCVHDQTSMIQTYQGYLIQIDTNFSWTQAWQNLTTLTGNAPLDAMLTRYDLELSQYFNWSFGQYALLQSDSLWNNRALIDSLETIQGIVYGEPDQIIGSAGKIQYSTIGNDRYYDFFFEWSDCFDGCDNSHVWHFKVLADCSVEYLGFDEWGFFGVLPLPAPLNCNISTGQLAANPTREFEVFPNPTSGKIRVEFADFHDERSVLTLQDVNGRNLATFDGSNHTVEIDLSVYAAGIYNMVLTTDQKILGSCRVVKR